From Anopheles coluzzii chromosome 3, AcolN3, whole genome shotgun sequence, the proteins below share one genomic window:
- the LOC120956663 gene encoding uncharacterized protein LOC120956663 has protein sequence MAQLHSFYVLVLVFHALLAGAQQFTVQEEGCPKATRPHMTRCDQYYRCTVLSKDAHVWVATQCQKGLVYLHKLGTCVVPDNDWECDLSAESERNHSDENVYGIDNLNVPGLASNSANSGSEEQSEETQTSRTSKEDRTKSNGSFQMDQNDLESSGDGSGERDEIQTITPLITTTTASTKASGRVTTSTERTSGSLNASQLDSFLAYYDTQNALKLNAKPSPPKMNEQNYLDQLKQIVSQQKQLNEMARIPSNELYFSNQPAIPVQELIKKKEPETEDTLSKLNLSPGMQEIIKSILDISQKAIANQKQAPAAPVATPQAKEPIVKPILIPISVNPVPVPNVPQAPTTTEQPLKASFPSNYNPTTLGSSSSNWDHGAMPHNALRTNDTNEPQMFHSFPPQQVLYDAYGNSFVPKDAYQPVRASYPSPTYHSYLNPTPQQSSMLINDFPAGSYYSTNSRPSLRIPPSRFSEPLSYLHRLRPAFQRINSPVSDYDDSVDDGYDRLKTPGSIESIEADGNDDLEKDLPLPANRQTDGEQDDSSQEDDDHPTSADTTYKRKLFTLGDATFDYEQYKDSMLPLVDANPNDERISVVLCMVGSRQPNNTDCFRYYICNPHNGAFQSYTCPPLTAFNKNSRMCDLSSYKPCQKAMAPPALHRPLLRTHKPVSAAGSRQQVDQIKHELRKAQKYVEMIRLEANRLRRRNGASSPSSSSGEKVILLPSPADHRGPTAPSKGQLRKESPVKKKASTAKQPARKVPRCRLEGRMPDPMDKSNYYVCHRKSPNKFIKLKMACPADLLYCADTQYCTLRTNC, from the exons ATGGCTCAATTGCACTCTTTTTATGTGCTAGTGCTTGTATTCCATGCATTGCTAGCCGGAGCGCAACAGTTTACCGTCCAGGAGGAAGGATGCCCGAAAGCAACCCGCCCACATATGACACGCTGCGATCAGTACTATCGCTGCACTGTGCTGTCAAAGGATGCCCACGTATGGGTTGCGACCCAGTGCCAGAAGGGTCTCGTATATCTGCACAAGCTTGGCACGTGTGTCGTACCGG ATAACGATTGGGAGTGTGATCTATCGGCGGAGAGTGAACGAAATCACAGTGACGAGAATGTGTACGGAATAGATAATCTTAACGTTCCTGGACTAGCGTCAAACTCTGCCAACTCTGGCAGTGAGGAACAATCGGAGGAAACTCAGACATCCAGAACATCGAAAGAAGATCGCACCAAATCGAATGGATCGTTCCAGATGGATCAGAATGATCTTGAATCAAGCGGCGATGGAAGTGGGGAACGTGATGAAATTCAAACGATCACTCCACTCATCACAACCACCACTGCCAGCACTAAAGCTTCAGGTCGTGTAACAACATCAACAGAGAGGACATCTGGAAGCTTGAACGCTTCACAGCTCGATTCATTTCTAGCATACTACGACACGCAGAACGCGCTAAAGCTTAATGCCAAACCGTCCCCACCGAAGATGAATGAGCAGAACTATCTGGACCAACTGAAGCAGATAGTGAGCCAGCAGAAGCAGCTCAATGAAATGGCGCGAATTCCAAGCAACGAGCTCTACTTTTCAAACCAACCGGCTATTCCAGTGCAAGAGCTTATTAAAAAGAAGGAACCCGAAACGGAGGACACTTTATCGAAACTAAATCTCTCCCCGGGAATGCAGGAGATCATCAAGAGCATTTTGGACATCTCGCAAAAAGCGATTGCGAATCAAAAGCAAGCCCCAGCTGCTCCAGTAGCAACTCCACAAGCAAAAGAACCAATCGTGAAGCCGATACTGATACCGATCTCGGTTAACCCCGTTCCTGTGCCGAATGTGCCGCAAGCGCCAACAACTACAGAGCAACCGCTCAAAGCCAGCTTTCCGTCGAACTATAATCCAACCACGCTCGGGTCGAGTTCATCTAATTGGGATCATGGCGCAATGCCACACAATGCCTTAAGAACAAACGACACTAATGAGCCACAGATGTTTCACAGCTTCCCACCGCAGCAAGTACTTTACGATGCCTACGGGAATAGCTTCGTGCCAAAGGATGCTTACCAGCCGGTGCGGGCAAGCTATCCATCTCCAACCTACCACTCGTATCTTAATCCAACGCCCCAGCAATCATCGATGCTGATAAATGACTTTCCCGCGGGCTCATATTATTCCACCAATTCCCGACCCTCCTTAAGGATTCCTCCTTCCCGGTTCAGTGAACCGCTGTCATACCTGCACCGTTTAAGGCCAGCGTTCCAGCGCATCAATTCACCAGTTAGCGATTATGATGATAGCGTCGATGACGGGTACGATCGGCTCAAGACACCCGGGTCAATTGAATCGATTGAAGCTGACGGTAACGATGATTTGGAAAAGGATCTCCCACTTCCCGCCAACCGGCAGACGGACGGGGAGCAGGATGACAGCTCGCAGGAAGATGACGACCACCCGACCAGTGCCGATACGACGTACAAGCGCAAGCTGTTCACGCTCGGCGACGCGACGTTCGATTACGAGCAGTACAAGGACAGCATGCTGCCGCTGGTCGATGCCAACCCGAACGATGAGCGTATCTCGGTCGTGCTGTGCATGGTCGGCAGCCGGCAGCCGAACAATACCGACTGCTTCCGCTATTACATCTGCAACCCGCACAACGGTGCGTTCCAATCGTACACCTGTCCACCGTTGACGGCATTTAACAAGAACTCTCGCATGTGTGATTTAAGCTCGTACAAACCGTGCCAGAAGGCGATGGCACCGCCGGCCCTGCACCGGCCACTGCTGCGAACGCACAAGCCGGTGTCGGCAGCCGGCAGCCGGCAGCAGGTCGACCAGATCAAGCACGAGCTGCGGAAGGCACAGAAGTACGTGGAAATGATACGGCTCGAGGCGAACAGGTTGCGGCGCCGGAATGGTGCATCGTCACCGTCGTCATCTTCGGGGGAGAAAGTTATCTTACTGCCCTCGCCGGCTGACCACCGTGGTCCGACGGCGCCCTCGAAAGGGCAGCTGCGAAAGGAGTCGCCGGTTAAAAAGAAAGCGTCCACGGCAAAGCAGCCGGCGCGCAAGGTACCGCGCTGCCGGCTGGAGGGTCGTATGCCGGACCCGATGGACAAGAGCAACTACTACGTCTGCCACCGGAAGAGCCCGAACAAGTTCATCAAGCTTAAGATGGCTTGCCCGGCCGATCTGCTGTACTGTGCCGATACGCAGTACTGCACACTGCGCACCAACTGCTGA